One genomic window of Roseobacter ponti includes the following:
- a CDS encoding SDR family NAD(P)-dependent oxidoreductase: protein MKLTETAAIITGGASGLGEATARWLAEHGAQVTLLDRDAERGAAVASETGGYFAQTDVTDETSVQAAIDLARDRMGRITVAVNCAGIADAAKTTGRDGPHPLGLFQRTVDINLVGTFNVARLAADAMQHNDPDEDGARGVIINTASIAAFDGQKGQTAYAASKGGVVGLCLPMARDLARSGIRVMTIAPGIFMTPMLAGLGEEVQAQLAADVPCPPRLGDPSEYAALAGFIVSAGYLNGEVIRIDGALRMR, encoded by the coding sequence ATGAAACTGACGGAAACAGCAGCGATCATCACAGGCGGTGCGTCGGGTCTCGGCGAGGCAACGGCGCGCTGGCTTGCAGAGCATGGCGCACAGGTGACACTTCTTGACCGCGATGCCGAACGCGGCGCTGCCGTGGCCTCTGAGACCGGCGGGTATTTTGCGCAGACCGATGTCACCGACGAGACTTCGGTGCAGGCGGCCATCGACCTGGCACGGGACAGAATGGGCCGCATCACTGTTGCGGTGAACTGCGCAGGGATCGCGGATGCCGCCAAAACGACCGGGCGCGACGGGCCGCATCCTCTGGGACTTTTCCAACGGACTGTCGACATCAATCTTGTGGGTACATTCAACGTCGCGCGGCTGGCCGCGGACGCCATGCAGCACAACGACCCGGATGAAGACGGCGCGCGCGGTGTGATCATCAACACCGCCTCCATCGCGGCCTTTGACGGACAGAAGGGTCAGACGGCCTATGCCGCCTCAAAAGGCGGCGTCGTGGGGCTCTGCCTGCCCATGGCCCGGGATCTGGCGCGCAGCGGCATCCGGGTGATGACCATTGCACCGGGGATTTTCATGACACCGATGCTTGCCGGTCTCGGCGAAGAGGTGCAGGCGCAGCTTGCCGCTGACGTCCCCTGCCCGCCGCGCCTCGGGGATCCGTCGGAATACGCAGCCCTTGCCGGGTTCATCGTGAGTGCGGGCTATCTGAACGGCGAAGTGATCCGTATCGACGGCGCGCTCCGCATGCGCTGA
- a CDS encoding cupin domain-containing protein: MTAQEIIAQLNLAPHPEGGHYRQTWVAPGTGRPAGTCIYFLLAAGETSHWHRVDATEIWLWHAGAPLILSMSATDEGPAQDHELGPDLNRAAPQIIVPAHNWQAARSTGDWTLVSCTVSPGFQFEGFTLAPPEFDIPRG, encoded by the coding sequence ATGACAGCACAAGAGATCATCGCGCAACTGAACCTCGCCCCGCATCCTGAAGGCGGCCACTACCGCCAGACCTGGGTCGCACCCGGCACAGGACGCCCCGCAGGCACCTGCATATATTTCCTGCTGGCGGCGGGCGAGACCAGCCACTGGCACCGGGTTGACGCAACCGAGATCTGGCTCTGGCACGCCGGTGCGCCCCTGATCCTCTCGATGAGTGCCACCGATGAGGGGCCCGCGCAGGATCATGAGCTTGGTCCGGATCTGAACCGGGCGGCACCGCAGATCATCGTGCCCGCACACAACTGGCAGGCGGCGCGCAGTACCGGCGACTGGACCCTGGTAAGCTGTACCGTCTCGCCCGGATTTCAGTTCGAGGGATTCACGCTGGCGCCACCGGAGTTCGACATCCCGCGCGGCTGA
- a CDS encoding ABC-F family ATP-binding cassette domain-containing protein, giving the protein MARVPLLQLTDISLTFGGDPVFDGLSLVAQPGDRVALVGRNGSGKSTLMKVMAGLVEPDRGEVIAGPGVSVGYMEQDPDLSGFATLGDFAAHLLEPSEMYRVERAGEGLKFDPARPVETASGGERRRAALARLMAGEPDLMLLDEPTNHLDIEAIAWLENELKQSRQGYIIISHDRAFLRALTRATLWIDRGVVRRQEKGFGDFETWRDAVWEEEDTQRHKLNRRIKAEARWAVEGISARRKRNMGRVRALQDLRAERAAQITRQGTAAMALDPATKSGKKVIEATGITKSFGDRTILRPFSLTVQRGDRIALVGPNGVGKTTLLNMLIGREAPDEGEVKLGTGLSVALFDQGRDALDPDMTLWDSLTGDPDMRVSGKADQIMVRGAPKHVVGYLKEFLFDEAQARAPVRALSGGEKARLLLAKLMARPGNMLVLDEPTNDLDVETLDLLQDILGSYDGTVLLVSHDRDFLDRVAATTIAMEGDGRATVYAGGWSDYISQRRTIRSRPQAAPEKTATPAAEKPQAAATKGLSFTQKHRLEALPAEIERLEAEIAKLEELLGDPDLFEQNPVKFGKATDALVERHAKLDAATEEWLMLEEKAAG; this is encoded by the coding sequence ATGGCCCGTGTCCCTCTACTGCAGCTCACAGATATTTCGCTGACCTTCGGCGGTGATCCCGTTTTTGACGGACTCAGCCTTGTCGCACAGCCCGGCGACCGCGTGGCGCTGGTGGGACGCAACGGCTCGGGCAAATCGACGCTGATGAAGGTGATGGCCGGCCTCGTTGAGCCTGACCGCGGCGAGGTTATCGCCGGGCCCGGTGTTTCCGTCGGATATATGGAGCAGGACCCGGACCTGTCGGGCTTCGCGACGCTGGGGGATTTTGCGGCCCATCTGCTCGAGCCGTCTGAGATGTACCGGGTGGAGCGCGCGGGCGAGGGGCTCAAGTTTGACCCCGCCAGGCCGGTGGAAACTGCCAGCGGCGGAGAGCGTCGGCGCGCGGCACTTGCGCGGCTGATGGCGGGGGAGCCCGATCTGATGCTGCTCGATGAGCCGACGAACCATCTGGATATCGAGGCCATAGCCTGGCTTGAGAATGAACTGAAACAAAGCCGCCAGGGCTATATCATCATCAGCCACGACCGTGCCTTTTTGCGCGCGCTGACGCGGGCGACGCTCTGGATAGACCGTGGTGTCGTGCGCCGGCAGGAAAAGGGTTTCGGTGATTTCGAGACCTGGCGCGACGCGGTATGGGAAGAAGAAGACACTCAGCGTCACAAACTTAACCGCAGGATCAAAGCCGAGGCCCGCTGGGCCGTGGAAGGCATCTCTGCGCGCCGCAAACGCAATATGGGGCGGGTGCGCGCATTGCAGGATCTGCGGGCAGAGCGCGCGGCACAGATCACCCGCCAGGGCACGGCTGCCATGGCGCTGGATCCGGCCACGAAGTCCGGTAAAAAGGTCATTGAGGCCACGGGCATCACGAAATCATTCGGGGACCGGACGATCCTGCGGCCCTTCAGCCTCACCGTACAGCGCGGTGACCGGATTGCGCTTGTCGGCCCCAACGGTGTGGGGAAAACGACCCTGCTTAATATGCTGATCGGGCGCGAGGCACCGGATGAAGGCGAGGTAAAACTGGGCACCGGTCTGAGTGTGGCGCTTTTCGATCAGGGGCGCGACGCGCTTGATCCGGATATGACGCTCTGGGACAGTCTGACGGGGGATCCCGATATGCGCGTTTCGGGCAAAGCTGACCAGATCATGGTGCGCGGTGCCCCCAAACATGTGGTCGGATATCTCAAAGAATTCCTTTTTGACGAGGCCCAGGCGCGGGCGCCGGTGCGGGCGCTCTCGGGCGGCGAAAAGGCGCGATTGCTGCTGGCCAAACTGATGGCGCGGCCGGGCAATATGCTGGTTCTCGATGAGCCCACGAACGATCTCGACGTCGAAACGCTCGATCTGCTGCAGGATATTCTGGGTAGCTATGACGGCACGGTGCTGCTGGTCAGTCACGACCGTGATTTTCTTGACCGCGTCGCCGCGACCACGATTGCCATGGAGGGTGACGGTCGCGCGACGGTCTATGCTGGCGGCTGGAGCGATTATATCAGCCAGCGCAGGACCATCCGGAGCCGTCCGCAGGCAGCACCTGAAAAGACGGCTACGCCTGCTGCGGAAAAGCCGCAGGCCGCGGCAACAAAGGGACTGAGCTTCACGCAGAAACACCGGCTCGAGGCCCTGCCGGCAGAGATCGAGCGACTGGAGGCGGAGATCGCGAAGCTGGAAGAGCTGCTTGGTGATCCGGATCTTTTCGAGCAGAACCCGGTGAAATTCGGCAAGGCGACCGATGCGCTGGTCGAACGGCATGCAAAGCTGGACGCCGCGACAGAAGAATGGCTGATGCTGGAAGAAAAAGCGGCCGGTTAA
- a CDS encoding anhydro-N-acetylmuramic acid kinase: MSRAIPKTGSVTALGAMSGTSLDGVDAAVIRTDGVTIGSFGESGYRAYTTEEQQILSAALGQWSGPAAEAATRIVQQAHEELLAEFTGVDLVGFHGQTLAHAPRTRGTYQAGDGAALAKSLGRPVVWDFRTADVDLGGEGAPLAPFFHFACARHIGATGPLAFLNLGGVGNLTYIDPSFERPEMPGALLAFDTGPANAPLNDLLRARRGMAFDRDGAIAKSGTVEQGALELFLAEPYFARMPPKSLDRNDFSQMVALVSELVDADAAATLTAMCAAGVAAGMQHCPTPPDRVLVTGGGRHNPVLMEMLSVSLDCPVMPVEDTGLDGDMLEAQAFAYLAVRVARGLPTSCPGTTGVRAAVGGGIVSLPEAQAQAG; the protein is encoded by the coding sequence TTGAGCAGGGCCATCCCGAAAACCGGATCCGTTACAGCGCTGGGGGCAATGAGCGGCACATCGCTGGATGGCGTGGATGCAGCCGTTATCCGCACAGACGGCGTGACGATCGGGAGCTTTGGTGAGAGCGGATACCGCGCGTACACAACAGAAGAACAGCAGATCCTGTCGGCCGCTCTGGGCCAGTGGTCGGGGCCTGCGGCAGAGGCTGCAACGCGCATCGTTCAGCAGGCACATGAAGAGCTTCTGGCTGAATTCACCGGCGTTGATCTGGTGGGCTTTCACGGCCAGACGCTTGCACATGCCCCGCGGACACGCGGCACGTATCAGGCCGGCGACGGTGCCGCTCTCGCGAAATCGCTCGGGCGCCCCGTGGTCTGGGATTTCCGCACAGCGGATGTTGATCTGGGCGGTGAAGGCGCGCCTCTTGCGCCGTTTTTCCATTTTGCCTGTGCGCGCCATATCGGTGCCACCGGGCCGCTGGCGTTTCTCAATCTCGGCGGGGTGGGAAACCTGACATATATCGATCCGTCTTTTGAGCGACCTGAAATGCCCGGTGCTTTGCTGGCCTTTGACACCGGGCCGGCCAATGCGCCGCTGAATGATCTTCTGCGTGCGCGGCGGGGAATGGCTTTTGACAGGGACGGCGCAATAGCAAAGTCCGGCACAGTTGAGCAGGGCGCGCTGGAGCTGTTTCTGGCCGAGCCTTATTTTGCACGTATGCCGCCCAAGTCTCTGGACAGGAATGATTTTTCGCAGATGGTGGCGCTGGTGAGTGAGCTTGTCGACGCTGATGCAGCGGCGACGCTGACGGCGATGTGCGCGGCAGGCGTGGCGGCCGGCATGCAGCATTGTCCGACGCCGCCTGACCGGGTGCTGGTCACCGGCGGCGGGCGTCACAATCCGGTGCTGATGGAGATGCTGAGCGTATCACTCGACTGTCCTGTCATGCCGGTCGAAGACACGGGCCTTGACGGCGATATGCTCGAAGCTCAGGCCTTTGCCTATCTGGCGGTACGTGTGGCGCGTGGCCTGCCGACGTCCTGCCCGGGCACAACCGGGGTACGCGCAGCCGTAGGCGGCGGTATCGTCAGCCTGCCTGAGGCACAGGCGCAGGCGGGCTGA
- a CDS encoding outer membrane protein assembly factor BamE encodes MQSSTPSRKRGPAVRRLCCAVAMCAALAACGATYRNHGYVPTAEELDQIAVGVDTRASVEETLGSSAAGSVLQDDAMYFVRSRVKNFALLDSEVVERTIVAISFDSAGVVRNVETFGLEDGQVVPLARRVTDTTVEGRTFLGQLFGNIGRFTPSGIDG; translated from the coding sequence ATGCAAAGCAGTACACCGTCGAGGAAACGCGGCCCGGCCGTGCGCCGTTTATGCTGTGCGGTGGCGATGTGCGCTGCACTTGCCGCCTGTGGTGCCACTTACCGCAACCACGGATATGTGCCCACAGCAGAAGAGCTTGACCAGATCGCGGTTGGCGTCGACACCCGCGCCAGCGTTGAGGAAACGCTGGGGTCATCGGCTGCGGGCTCAGTTCTGCAGGATGACGCGATGTATTTCGTACGTAGCCGGGTGAAGAACTTTGCACTGCTGGACTCCGAAGTGGTTGAACGGACGATTGTCGCAATCAGCTTTGACAGCGCCGGTGTGGTCCGGAACGTCGAAACCTTCGGGCTGGAGGACGGGCAGGTGGTGCCGCTGGCGCGGCGCGTTACCGACACCACGGTCGAGGGACGCACCTTCCTTGGTCAGCTCTTTGGTAATATCGGACGGTTTACCCCCAGCGGCATCGACGGCTGA
- a CDS encoding MOSC domain-containing protein yields the protein MTAHRAIQCLPGVGLAGDRYARGVDSGTYSQLPDVREVTLTEIETLEALARDHDITLEPHEHRRNLTVRDVPLNHLVGREFRVGGVILRGGRLNTPCRYIDMVTGKTICDLLEHRSGLNCSIVTGGMVREGDLVSLV from the coding sequence ATGACAGCGCATCGTGCCATTCAGTGTCTGCCCGGCGTGGGGCTTGCGGGCGACCGCTATGCGAGGGGCGTGGACAGCGGCACCTATTCGCAACTCCCGGACGTGCGCGAAGTGACGCTGACCGAGATCGAAACTCTGGAAGCGCTGGCGCGCGATCACGACATCACGCTTGAGCCTCATGAGCACAGACGCAACCTCACGGTGCGCGACGTGCCGCTCAATCATCTGGTGGGACGTGAGTTCCGGGTGGGCGGGGTTATTCTGCGTGGCGGGCGGCTCAACACGCCATGTCGTTATATTGATATGGTCACCGGCAAAACGATCTGCGACCTGCTCGAACACCGCTCGGGGCTGAACTGTTCAATTGTGACAGGCGGCATGGTCCGTGAGGGCGATCTGGTTTCGCTGGTTTAA
- a CDS encoding GNAT family N-acetyltransferase: protein MIRQANGPADMDVVRQLCWEYRDYLLGHSDEVRHAVLMAYGLESYQALMDGLAEKHARPRRIILLAERDGLPVACGMYHPLSDTDAEIKRVYVRPDARGTGTGRQLSQALITGARADGFSRVFLDTSRLFTDAQRLYESLGFRARGAYADLPEGMAEFLVFYELNL from the coding sequence GTGATCAGGCAGGCGAACGGGCCTGCGGATATGGACGTGGTGCGGCAGCTTTGCTGGGAGTACCGTGACTATCTGCTGGGTCACAGTGACGAGGTGCGCCACGCTGTTCTTATGGCTTACGGGCTGGAGAGCTATCAGGCGCTGATGGACGGCCTTGCGGAGAAACACGCCCGGCCCAGGAGGATCATCCTGCTTGCAGAACGCGACGGACTGCCTGTTGCCTGCGGCATGTATCACCCGCTCAGTGACACTGACGCCGAGATCAAACGGGTCTATGTCCGGCCCGACGCCCGTGGCACCGGCACGGGCCGGCAGCTGTCCCAGGCGCTGATTACGGGGGCACGGGCGGACGGATTTTCGCGCGTTTTCCTTGATACCTCGCGTCTCTTCACGGATGCGCAGCGGCTCTACGAAAGCCTCGGCTTTCGGGCGCGCGGCGCATATGCGGACCTGCCGGAAGGCATGGCCGAGTTCCTCGTCTTCTATGAGCTTAATCTCTGA
- a CDS encoding YceD family protein: MKQTPPSDTALRVADLAQNAVTSFSLRPDTARTKQICAELRLSDLRKLSFTGSLRAEGEADWRLEAVLGATIVQPCGVTLEPVTTRIDAPVTRLFQRDFIDVDAPEAEMPEDDTTEALGRWIDPAAVMTEALVLAVPLYPRAPGAELKEAVFTEPGKKPMRDEDAKPFAGLAGLRDQLETPDGDD, translated from the coding sequence ATGAAGCAGACACCTCCCTCCGACACGGCGCTGCGCGTTGCCGACCTGGCGCAAAACGCTGTCACATCCTTTTCTCTGAGGCCCGACACGGCGCGCACAAAGCAGATCTGCGCAGAGCTCAGGTTGTCTGATCTGCGCAAGCTGTCCTTTACCGGCAGCCTCCGGGCGGAGGGTGAAGCCGACTGGCGTCTGGAGGCCGTTCTGGGCGCCACGATCGTGCAGCCCTGCGGCGTCACACTTGAGCCTGTCACCACGCGAATCGATGCGCCTGTGACCAGGCTTTTTCAGCGCGATTTTATCGACGTCGATGCGCCCGAGGCCGAGATGCCGGAGGATGACACCACCGAAGCACTCGGGCGCTGGATCGATCCTGCGGCGGTGATGACAGAAGCGCTGGTGCTTGCCGTGCCGCTTTATCCACGTGCTCCGGGCGCTGAACTGAAAGAAGCCGTCTTTACCGAACCCGGCAAAAAGCCAATGCGCGATGAAGATGCGAAACCCTTCGCAGGGCTTGCCGGGCTGCGGGATCAGCTGGAAACACCTGACGGGGACGACTGA
- a CDS encoding GNAT family N-acetyltransferase — protein sequence MCELIRGHLKARRAADAHDLARARALRLAAFGAAGAGTNDVFDEQCTQILIEDMHSGDLLCCFRLMQLTPDALTRCYSAQFYELSTLSLQEGPMIELGRFCTAPGLRDPDVLRLAWAWITRHVDEAGVTLLFGCASFSGTQTTEYLDTFAMLRARHLAPDRWLPRVKAPEVFRFAARLRRKPDIRKAMTRMPPLLRSYLMMGAWVSDHAVVDRQMNTLHVFTGVEIGAIPPARKRLLRAIA from the coding sequence ATGTGTGAGCTGATCAGAGGCCACCTGAAAGCCCGCCGGGCAGCGGATGCACATGACCTGGCGCGGGCGCGGGCGCTCCGGTTGGCCGCATTCGGGGCCGCAGGCGCCGGGACCAACGATGTTTTTGATGAGCAGTGTACGCAGATTCTTATCGAGGATATGCACAGCGGCGATCTGTTGTGCTGTTTTCGTCTGATGCAGCTGACACCGGATGCGCTGACCCGCTGTTACTCCGCACAGTTCTATGAGCTTTCCACATTGTCGCTGCAAGAGGGTCCGATGATTGAGCTTGGGCGTTTCTGCACAGCACCGGGGCTGCGCGACCCGGACGTTCTGCGTCTGGCCTGGGCCTGGATCACGCGCCATGTGGATGAAGCCGGTGTGACGCTGCTCTTTGGCTGCGCGTCTTTCAGCGGCACGCAGACGACCGAGTATCTCGACACCTTCGCGATGCTGCGTGCCCGTCATCTCGCACCGGACCGCTGGCTGCCCCGCGTCAAAGCGCCGGAGGTTTTTCGCTTTGCGGCCCGCTTGCGGCGCAAACCGGATATCAGAAAAGCCATGACACGTATGCCGCCGCTTCTGCGGTCCTATCTGATGATGGGGGCCTGGGTCAGCGACCACGCAGTGGTGGACCGTCAGATGAACACACTGCACGTATTCACCGGAGTCGAAATCGGCGCTATCCCGCCCGCGCGCAAACGGCTGCTGCGCGCGATTGCCTGA
- the rpmF gene encoding 50S ribosomal protein L32, which yields MAVQQNKVSKSRRNNRRAHDALVAANPNECTNCGELKRPHHVCAACGHYDDKEVVALTEEIDLEDDAA from the coding sequence ATGGCTGTTCAACAGAACAAAGTCTCCAAATCGCGCCGCAACAACCGTCGCGCGCATGATGCACTGGTGGCTGCAAATCCGAACGAATGCACCAACTGTGGTGAGCTGAAACGCCCCCACCATGTCTGTGCGGCCTGTGGCCATTATGACGACAAGGAAGTCGTTGCACTGACAGAAGAGATTGATCTGGAAGACGACGCGGCCTAA
- the tyrS gene encoding tyrosine--tRNA ligase, with protein MTWHPKSDFVAVMTERGFLADCTDYQGLDDALMSGVQPGYIGFDATAKSLHVGSLIQIMMLRWLQKTGHKPITLMGGGTTKVGDPSFRADERPLLTPSAIDDNIAGIKDVFSAYLKYGDGPTDALMINNAEWLDDLNYLDFLRDIGRHFSINRMLSFESVKSRLDREQSLSFLEFNYMILQAYDFMELHRRYGCVLQMGGSDQWGNIVNGIDLTRRVIEGEVYGLTSPLLTTSDGKKMGKSQSGAVWLNADMLSAYEFWQFWRNTTDADVGRFLKLYTELPVDECDRLGALAGAEINEAKIRLAGEITTLLHGPEAAAAAEATAREVFEKGGVGDDLPTLNLSAEDLGDGISIVQLIVKSGLAGSGKEAKRLIAENGARLDDQPLTNAGLMIDAAALSSPIKLSAGKKRHALVQLG; from the coding sequence ATGACCTGGCACCCGAAATCAGATTTTGTCGCCGTTATGACCGAACGTGGTTTTCTGGCGGACTGCACGGATTATCAGGGGCTCGATGACGCGCTGATGTCGGGCGTGCAGCCCGGGTACATCGGCTTTGATGCGACCGCGAAATCGCTGCATGTGGGTTCGCTCATTCAGATCATGATGCTGCGCTGGCTGCAGAAAACCGGGCATAAACCGATCACGCTGATGGGCGGCGGCACAACGAAGGTGGGGGATCCGTCCTTTCGCGCCGATGAACGCCCGCTGCTGACACCGTCAGCCATTGACGACAATATCGCGGGCATCAAAGACGTCTTTTCCGCCTATCTGAAATATGGTGACGGCCCGACGGATGCGCTGATGATCAACAACGCCGAGTGGCTCGATGATCTCAACTACCTCGATTTCCTGCGCGATATCGGACGACATTTCTCGATCAACCGGATGTTGTCGTTTGAGAGCGTGAAGTCGCGGCTCGACCGTGAGCAGTCGCTGTCGTTTCTTGAATTCAATTACATGATTTTGCAGGCCTATGATTTCATGGAGCTGCACCGGCGCTATGGCTGTGTTCTGCAGATGGGCGGCTCGGATCAGTGGGGCAATATCGTCAACGGCATCGATCTCACACGGCGGGTGATTGAGGGCGAGGTCTATGGTCTCACGTCGCCGCTGCTGACCACTTCGGACGGCAAAAAGATGGGTAAATCGCAGTCGGGCGCCGTCTGGCTGAACGCCGATATGCTGAGTGCCTATGAGTTCTGGCAGTTCTGGCGCAACACCACGGATGCCGATGTCGGGCGCTTTCTGAAACTCTATACCGAACTGCCGGTGGATGAATGCGACCGTCTGGGGGCGCTCGCGGGCGCAGAGATAAACGAGGCCAAGATCCGGCTTGCGGGTGAAATCACCACGCTGTTGCACGGGCCAGAGGCGGCTGCTGCTGCCGAGGCGACTGCGCGTGAGGTGTTTGAAAAGGGCGGCGTGGGGGATGACCTGCCGACGCTGAACCTCTCTGCAGAAGATCTCGGTGACGGGATCTCCATCGTGCAGCTGATTGTGAAATCCGGGCTCGCAGGATCGGGCAAAGAGGCCAAACGTCTCATCGCGGAGAACGGCGCGCGCCTTGACGACCAGCCGCTGACCAACGCAGGCCTGATGATCGATGCCGCGGCGCTCTCGTCGCCGATCAAACTGAGCGCCGGCAAAAAGCGTCACGCGCTGGTGCAGCTGGGCTGA
- a CDS encoding NAD(P)/FAD-dependent oxidoreductase gives MKTIVIGAGIIGALTSFELARRGAEVTVIDAGPPAGAATGSSFGWINASFYENEDHFRLRTAAIDAHHALAGTLSTTAVQWQGCLCWEERGAAFDAQFGALQALGYDVRCVSRAEFVTLEPQIRPPERALLFAGEGAADIAELARNALDAAMALGARLVTGVRVTGLVSHNDEITGVRWSGGVIDADRVVLATGTATERLLADVGVPLPMPDRPGLILRTGPMPPLLAHILVSPGQELRQLSDGRLLAPTAAAHQSDRTEKIVENPQVLADEAAARVSRLIGQQVTWETVSLAWRPVPGDGLPVIGSCGPAGLYVTTMHSGATLAPLVARMAATEITGDTLSNSDATLVAPYRPQRFRD, from the coding sequence TTGAAAACTATCGTTATCGGCGCGGGCATCATCGGTGCGCTCACGTCCTTCGAGCTGGCCCGCCGTGGGGCTGAGGTGACAGTGATCGATGCGGGCCCGCCGGCGGGAGCCGCGACGGGATCGTCCTTTGGCTGGATCAACGCGAGCTTTTACGAAAACGAAGACCATTTCCGGCTGCGCACGGCGGCCATTGACGCCCACCATGCGCTGGCCGGAACCCTCTCCACCACTGCGGTGCAATGGCAGGGGTGCCTGTGCTGGGAAGAGCGGGGCGCGGCTTTTGATGCGCAGTTCGGGGCCCTGCAGGCGCTCGGCTATGACGTTCGATGCGTCAGCCGCGCGGAATTCGTAACACTGGAGCCGCAGATCCGCCCGCCGGAAAGAGCGCTTCTGTTTGCCGGCGAGGGGGCCGCGGATATCGCCGAACTGGCGCGCAATGCCCTTGATGCGGCAATGGCGCTGGGGGCGCGGCTGGTTACCGGGGTGCGGGTTACCGGACTTGTAAGTCACAACGATGAGATCACCGGGGTGCGCTGGTCCGGTGGCGTCATCGACGCGGACCGTGTGGTACTGGCAACCGGCACGGCAACTGAGCGACTGCTGGCGGATGTCGGGGTGCCGCTGCCAATGCCGGACCGGCCCGGGCTGATCCTGCGAACCGGTCCGATGCCGCCTTTGCTGGCGCATATTCTGGTCTCGCCGGGGCAGGAGCTGCGCCAGCTGAGCGACGGGCGGTTGCTGGCCCCGACGGCCGCCGCACATCAGAGCGACAGGACGGAAAAGATCGTGGAAAATCCGCAGGTGCTGGCGGATGAGGCCGCCGCGCGCGTGAGCCGTCTGATCGGGCAACAGGTCACCTGGGAAACCGTTTCACTGGCCTGGCGGCCGGTGCCGGGGGACGGGCTGCCGGTCATCGGATCCTGCGGGCCGGCGGGGCTTTATGTCACGACCATGCACTCGGGTGCTACGCTTGCGCCCCTCGTGGCCCGGATGGCCGCGACAGAGATCACCGGTGACACGCTGAGCAACAGCGATGCAACGCTGGTCGCACCCTACCGTCCGCAGCGTTTCAGAGATTAA
- the plsX gene encoding phosphate acyltransferase PlsX — translation MTAQTDQADAKAARITISVDAMGGDNGPAAVIAGCSTSAQKNDNIRFILHGPAEELKALVARKRVLEGRCDIRHAPDVVSMNDKPGQVVRNSKGTSMWSAIEAVRDGEASVAISCGNTGALMALSMIRLRKLPGVNRPAIAVLYPSSNPQGFNVMLDVGADIRADADDLLRFALMGMSYARNGLDLPRPRVGLLNVGTEEHKGRTELKEAYELIRDHHEEAGFEFVGFVEGGDIAGDVCDVIVTDGFTGNVAIKTGEGTASLIGDRLREAFRYSPLSMLASLLAYTSLNRLKKKIDPRRVNGGVFLGLNGTVVKSHGSADATGVSAAIRLAAQLADIQFTDKLAARVAGLPGEETP, via the coding sequence ATGACGGCGCAGACCGATCAGGCAGATGCGAAAGCCGCACGGATCACCATATCCGTAGATGCGATGGGCGGGGACAATGGCCCCGCCGCCGTTATTGCAGGCTGCAGCACCTCCGCCCAGAAGAACGACAATATCCGTTTCATCCTGCACGGACCGGCCGAAGAGCTCAAAGCTCTCGTGGCGCGAAAACGCGTGCTGGAAGGCCGCTGTGATATCCGGCACGCGCCCGATGTCGTGTCGATGAACGACAAACCCGGCCAGGTCGTACGCAACAGCAAGGGCACCTCCATGTGGTCGGCTATCGAGGCCGTGCGTGACGGAGAGGCCTCGGTCGCGATCTCCTGTGGCAACACCGGCGCGCTGATGGCGCTGTCGATGATCCGCCTGCGCAAGCTGCCGGGCGTCAACCGGCCGGCGATTGCCGTGCTTTACCCGTCGTCCAACCCTCAGGGCTTTAATGTCATGCTGGACGTGGGCGCGGATATCCGGGCGGATGCCGATGACCTGCTGCGCTTTGCCCTCATGGGCATGTCCTATGCGCGCAACGGGCTCGACCTGCCCCGACCCCGGGTTGGCCTGCTGAATGTCGGCACCGAAGAGCACAAGGGCCGCACCGAACTCAAAGAGGCCTATGAGCTGATTCGTGATCACCACGAGGAAGCCGGGTTTGAATTTGTCGGCTTTGTCGAAGGCGGCGATATTGCCGGCGATGTCTGTGATGTAATCGTCACCGACGGGTTTACCGGTAACGTCGCTATCAAAACGGGCGAAGGTACGGCCAGCCTGATCGGTGACCGTCTGCGTGAGGCCTTCCGCTATTCGCCGCTGTCGATGCTGGCCTCTCTGCTGGCCTATACCTCGCTGAACCGGCTGAAAAAGAAGATTGATCCGCGCCGGGTGAACGGCGGCGTCTTTCTGGGGCTGAACGGCACCGTGGTGAAATCGCATGGCTCTGCGGATGCAACCGGCGTGTCGGCAGCCATCAGGCTCGCAGCACAGCTCGCTGATATACAGTTCACCGACAAGCTGGCGGCCCGTGTCGCCGGCCTGCCGGGAGAGGAGACCCCCTGA